One Pseudomonas syringae CC1557 genomic window, CCGCCCGTGCTGCTCAGGTGGCGGTGGTTTATCTACGTCATATCGTGCGCGGTGATGGCTCGGACACCGGGCGCATGCGTGATCTCTACCCCAATGTCGACCAGATCCTCGCGCGCCATGACCCGGATGTCGACATCATTGAGGCGCTGGCGCCCCGGGCTGGTGATGTAATCATCGATAAGCTGTTCTACAGCGGCTTTCATAACACCGACCTGGACACCGTATTACGTGGCCGTGATGTCGACACCCTGATTGTTTGCGGCACGGTCACCAATGTCTGTTGCGAAACCACCATCAGGGACGGCGTGCACCGCGAGTACAAAGTCATTGCCCTGAGCGATGCAAATGCGGCCATGGACTACCCCGACGTGGGCTTCGGCGCCGTGTCGGCAGAAGAGGTTCAGCGTATTGCATTGACCACCATTGCCTATGAGTTCGGCGAAGTCACGACCACTGCTGATGTGATTCAACGTATCGAAAGCGCTTAGCGGCGCAGCCACTGTGCGCGGTTCTGGCCCGTTTTCAGTGCTCACGCATTCAAACCATGCGCTCTGTTTCAGACCGTTTGATCTGAAAAGCACGCGCAAAATGCTAACTCCTTGTAAGCATTGTGGAATTGATCAATGGCACAGTTTCTGCTCATGCCTCGCTGACCTTCACCCTCGCCGGTGAGCCTTTTCCGTGTTGTGTCAGCGAGAGGAATCAGCCGTATGACTCTGCAATATGTGCCCATCATCAACCTTGCTCCCTATTTTTCAGGAACACCGGACGGCAAGGCCGCCGTGGCGCAGGCGGTCAATCAGGCGTGCAAGGACCTCGGCTTTCTGGTAATCACCGAACACCAGATTCCAGATGAGTTGATTGAGCGGGTTTCACGTCTGACTCGACAGTTCTTCGATTTGCCACTCGCTGAAAAGCGCAAAGTCGACCGGCCAAGCCCGGAAATGGTGCGGGGTTACAGCGCAGTGGCTGAGGAGAGTCTTTCGTATTCACTGGAAGAAAGTGCGCCGGGCGACCTCAAGGAGTCATTCTCCATCGGGCCCAGTGATGTGCCCGCCGAGGACTACTACCACAACGCCGTGGCAGGCCCACACTTCGCGCCCAACGTCTGGCCAGCCGAAGAGCAGGTGCCAGGCTTTCGACAGGCTTACAGAGAGTATTTCGAGGCGATGAGCCAACTGGCCCAATCGCTGATGCGCCTGTTCGCGCTGGCACTGGAGCTGGACGAGTGTTTCTTTGATGACAAGATCGATCGGCACATCAGCATGTTTCGCAGCCTGAGCTACCCGGACATCAAGACCGAGGTCGAAGCCGGGCAGCTACGCGCCAGTGCGCACACCGACTACGGCAGCCTGACCATTGTGCGTCCCGACAACGCGCTGGGCGGTTTGCAGGTCCGCAACCAGAAGGGCGAATGGGTCGATGTGCCCTATGTCGAAAACGGTTTCGTGGTCAATATCGGTGACCTGATGATGCAGTGGACCAACGATCAGTGGATCTCCACCTTGCATCGCGTCGTCAACCCGCCCATGACCAGCGAGCAGGACAACCGACGTCAATCGCTGGTGTTCTTCCACCAGCCAAATTACGACACCCTGATCCAGTGCTTGCCCGGCTGCCTGCCACCCGGCGCAACGCCTCGCCATGCGCCAGTCACCTCCGGCGATCACCTGCTGGCCAAGTTCGTCAAACAGACGACCTTCGGCGGCAGCAAGGTGGCCTGACATGAATACATTGTCTTACGTAAACGTGTTTGCTCAGGACGTAATTGCCCTGAGCAGTTTTTATTCGGAGTTGTTTGGCTTCAGTGAAATTGAGTCGATCAGATCGCCGATCTTTCGCGGGCTGGACACCGGCAAATCCTGCATCGGCTTCAATGCGCTCGATGCTTACGAATTGCTGGGGCTGGATGAATTCGAAGGCAGCACCGGCTGCCGGTTCCTGCTGAATATCGATGTTGATGAACAGGAGGATGTGGACCGTCTTGTGCCAGTGGCGGTGGATCTGGGTGCCAGGTTGGTGAAGGAGCCGTATTTGACGTATTACAACTGGTATCAGGCCGTGTTGCTGGATCCTGAGGGGAATGTGTTTCGGATTAATTATATGTTTTGAGCGCCTGCCGACGTAGCGTGCGAGTGAAATCGCATAAGTGGCAGGCGGATTAATAACGCAAGGCAGGATACTGGGATGCTTAGTGGCCGCAGGTGAGGTGATTGCGTGCAAATGACTCTATTCAGGTTCGACGGCCTTTACGAGCAGATGGCTGGGAAAGCTCTCTATCTATCGAGTCTGTCGAGCGCTTCGTTCAGCGCCGAAATGGCTGATAGAGCCCATACGTGATGCTGTTCTGTGCTGTGGCCGAGCGTCACGTCGTATCCGAGCATTGACGATGCATGAGCGCGCAGACGCTCAATGTTTTCGCCAGCGTACGGGGCGCGCTCTTCCAAATAGTCACCCAAGCCTTTCACAAGGATGGATATCGCACTGAATGCCGCAGCACGCTGAAACAGATCATCCGTCCCACGGGCAGCGCTGAGAAGATCCTCTATTTTGTTGAGAGCCTGTTTTGGATCGTTCATTAGCAATCTCGGTGGGTGAACCTACATAGCCAAAAGCTACTACTCGATGTCCCCTGACGCTACTGTCATTCCATCCAGTCTGTATGCCTGGCCAGCGCGACGGCAGGACGACCATAGCTTACAAAGACGGCTTGATCGCCTATGACTCTCGCGCTGGGCACTAAACGACCCTTACAGACGACGATTGCAATAAGCTGCTGTAGACGGTCAAGGGCGCTCACTTCCTTTGTACAGGCGCTGCCTGCGACTTTGATGCCCTGATCGCCGCTACTTGTTAACGCAGCATCGGCACCGCTTGAGGCGTCTGATTATGTGTACGAAGGTGAAACGCTCTGGCTGATCCGTCATGACGAAAAGACCGGGTTCTGGAAGAGCAGGATCAGGCTTGATCGCTCAGCCGCTATCGGCTGCGGATCGCCATTAGCCCTGGCGGCAACGGACATGTGCGCCGCTGCCGCGGAAACCATTGAGGTGACCAAGATGCGGGATACGTGCACTGGTGGTTTGGTGAGGCCGCTGGTTATTCAGGGGGCGAGCGTTCAGTAGGTCAGGCTTTCTTTTGGTAGGGACTCATCTTCACAGCTAAAAGAGCTCGCTCCTTTGTCAGTGGCTTCATCACCCCCTTGGCGTCATCAAGCAGCATGTACAGAAAGTATCGGTCGTCCTGATCTCGTAATATCCGGTAAACCTCTGCATACACTTTCGAGCCAGGGGCTACGGTTCGATCTACAAGCAATTCATAGCTAACGATATGCAGGTTCTTCAGCGCCGCCTGGAAGTCTGCATTGATTCCGGCTTCCCACCGGTTACCTCCGCGCACGCTCAAGATGACTCCTACCAGCAGAATCAGCGCGAATCCCGCTAGCTCAAAAAGGTTCGTTCCCTGCTCCACGCGCCGATCTCCCACGATTCCTGATTCGCTGTTAGTCACTAATCTGCGGATATGGCCGGGATTATGGAGAAGGACCTGATGAAGCTACAAGCTTTCGCGTTGATTGCGTTTGCCCTTTCCGGGTGCGCCAACCACCCGGGCGATTGTGCGTTGGGGGTTATGAGGGATGACGATGACTGTCTGCCCGGGACTAAGAGTTATTAGCGACGTCATTGGGCATACGGAAAGTTTAGGAGCCCAACGAAAACGATTAGGTCGGTAGCTCGTGTAACTGGATGGCCGGGAGCGCAATGCATTGCACGTCATCGCTATGAAAGATACTTATGTGTTCATTTGAATTGGTAGAAGTATCTTAATCACTCGGTCGAGTTGTTTTTGTATGGAGGCTTAAGGTTTAGCATGAAGTTATCTTGTTAGGTTTTGCACGAAAAATCGGTGTGGGTAGAATTGCCGTCATGATTCTCTGGAGGTCCGCGCGGTAAAAGTAAGCAGTCGGCCTGCTTCAGTTTTCAATCAGCGTCAACACGGAAATTAATTATATATAAAATTTAATACAAAATATATCTTATTAAATATCAGGTAGTTAACTTGATATTAGGCCTTAATGCACCTCATGAAAACATTAATTTCTCACAGTACAAGCAAGAGGTGTCACTATGATGATGGCCAAGTGACATTATCTCTGCAGGGAATGAAGTCTGTAGCCGCTGCATGACTAAAATACCCCAATCATGCCAAGGAAAGGCTTGTTTTTCAGGACTGATAGAATGTTCGACAAACTCAGTATTTCGCAAAAGCTTTACTTTAGTTTTACCGTCATTGTCCTCTTCATAGCTGCTTTGGTCGCAAGTTCTTATAGAGGATTTGGACAGGTCGAAGATGCGACTGACTATAATCTCCATAGTTATCAGGTTATTCGCGCGTCACAATCGGCACTTGAGCAGCTTATAAATATAGAAACCGGTATGCGAGGCTTTGTCATATCTTCGAAAGATGTTTTTCTGGAACCGTTAATATCCGGTCAGAAACGCTTTTCTGAAGAGCTTGACTTGCTCAAGCGCTTGACGGCGGATAATTCAGAGCAACAGCGACGACTTGCCTCGCTTGGCGAGATGCAGAAACGTTGGCTTGATGAAGATATCAATCCAATCCTCGCCATGCGCAGGGATCTGACCGCGCGCAACACTTCCTCTGACGAAGTGGACAAGCGCGTTACATCAGGCGCCGATAAAGCGAAGATGGACGGCATGCGAGCTACGCTTGCCGAGATCACTGCTGAGGAGAACAAGCTACTTGTGACGAGAAGCCAGCAAATGGTCGACGCCAAACATTTTGCCATACTGGTATTGATCTACGGTGGCCTTGCAGCAGCGCTGCTCTCTGCAGTCCTTGCTACTGCACTGGGGCGTAGCACTACCGCACGCCTACAACTGGCGATTGATGCTGCCACCGCAATTGCCAACGGCAAACTGGATACTGTGATCGACACAAGCAGTCGTGATGAGCTGCCCAAAGCCTTCGACCGGATGCAAATCCGCTTGCGTGAAATGATTCAACAGATAAGCCAGGCAGCCAATCAATTGGTAGTTGCCGTGCAGCAGATTTCCGGGGCGTCCGAGCAACTTTCCGGGGCGATTCAAGAGCAGTCAACGTCGGCATCTATGATGGCTGCTACCATCGAAGAGCTGACGGTCAGTATTCATCATGTTTCTGAAAACGCCGATGAGGCTCACCAGCTTGCCAGCCGCTCAGGTCAGCAATCCAAAGATGGTGCACTGGTCATCGAAAATACCCTGTCGAGCATGAATGGTATAGCCAAGACTGTGCAGCTCTCGTCTGCTCAAGTTGCAGATCTGGGTCAGCACTCCGAGCATATTTCGTCAATTGTCAGTGTTATCCAAGGCATCGCCGATCAGACCAATCTGCTGGCGCTTAACGCCGCCATTGAAGCTGCTCGTGCCGGGGAACAAGGTCGCGGATTTGCTGTGGTTGCCGACGAGGTGCGCCTGCTGGCTCAAAACACCGGCAAGTCGACCAAAGAGATCGCTGGCATGATCGAGAAAATTCAGGCGGGTGTCCGGGAGACGGTCGAAAGCATGCGCACTGGTGTAGTGGAAGTCAACCAGGGCGTCGAGATGGCCGGGACTGCGGGTCAGGCCATCATCGAGATCCGTGACAGTTCAAGCAAAGTACTACAAGTGGTTGATCAGATTTCCTTCGCTTTACGTGAGCAGACTGCAGCCAGCCAGGATGTAGCACGTAATGTAGAGCGGTCGGCGCAGATGTCCGAACAAAACAACATGTCGGTTCAGGAGCTGCTCAAAACCAGCGGAGGTTTGAAAAGCCTCGCCATCAGCCTGCAGCAGGAAGTGAGCAAGTTTCAGCTTTAAGGCTTTTAATTAGAGTTCCTGTTTTAGTCTCATTGAGCTAAGCGAATCCATAAAACTAATTGTGCGTGCTGCTTAATCATCTGCTCCTGGGTGGGGCAAAATGGCCAGTCGTCTGTGTAGTCGATACTCATGACGGGGGAGTCTCGAGTACTGTATTTGCATACAGTATTTGAGTCTTTCGGATTTGGTGAGTGGTGTTCGTCGGCAGGACGCCGGGGAAGGAGTTTTTAGGAGTTGCGGCAAGAATCTAAAATTGCGGCAATTTAAACAAAAAGGGCCTACGCACATACAGCGCGTAAGCCCTTTATCTATATATGGTGCCCCGAGCCGGGGTCGAACCGGCACGTCCAAAGGACGAGGGATTTTAAGTCCGTAATTTTATCCTTTATAAACATATAGTTAGAGATAATCCTGCACCGCATGACACGTTAATTACCTGCCTTGCAGCCCTTTAAATTCAAGGGGGTAAAAATAATTGCGGTGCAGAATTCACTTGGTTGGAGTGACCTTTTTCCCGATCCTTTTGCGGATGTAATTCTCGGTCATCACCACGGTGGTGTGCCCGAGCTGATCGCGGGCTTGAAGGATATCGCCGCTCGACTCAGCCTTATCCGTGCCGGCTTTCGCTCGCAGGTCTCGCATCTGAAATTCTCCCTTCTCCACACCGGCCGCCTCGCGTGCCGCGTCAAATCTCCCTCGCAACATACTGCTCGTCATGGGCTGGCCGTTGTCCATAACGATCAGCCTGGAGGTGCGCATCCTGTGTCCTTCCTTTCTGGTCATAATGCGGTCAATGACCACCTTCAGCTCACCTGTAATTTCAATCCTCCTTTTTGCATTCGTTTTGCCTTGCTGAACCCATAGTCTGCCGTCGCGTATATCGCGCTCATCCATTTTCAGCGTGTCCGCGATCCGCTGCCCGGTCAGATAGAACAGGTCCAGAGCATCGCGCAACGGCTGTTCTGCGTGGCTGTAAACTAGGGCAAACATTTCGTCCTCGATGTAATGGTCTCGCCCAACTTCCTTGTGACCCTTAACACCCGCACACGGGTTGGCCAGCGCCGTGTAGCCGGCGCTCCTTGCAAAATTCCAGATAGCACTCAGTAGCGCCTTCTCCCTGTTTGCCCGGACAGGAGCAGTCTTTCCTCGCTGGCGCAGGTACTGCACGACGTGTTGAGGTTCGATCGCTTCCAGCGGTGCTGGAGGATCGTCGAAGAACTTCAGAAGCTGCTTCAGCTCCCTGGCGTTGTCTTTCTGCGTGGCCGGGCTTTTGGTCGGCACCACCTCGATCATGTACTTCTCCGCGACATACGCGAAGGTCAGCACCTGCTGTACGAGAGCCGAGGATGTTCGGCTCTTCTCCAGCTTGGCGTACTCGACGATTGCCATGCCATAGTCAGAGCCGAGTGGGATTTCCTTTCGCGGTGAACCTCCGATGTCATAGTAGTAATAGACGACCCCGCTGCGCTGTTTACGCTTTCTGAGGCGTGTGACGCTGTCGGGATTAATAGGCTTTCTTCCCATTTATCCCACCAGCCGTGGCTGCCATTTAGGTTTGCCTGTAGTCGTGGTGGTCACGGCTTCGCCTGTCAGCGCCGATGCAATGACGCACGGCCAGCCACTTCGTTTAATCGTGTGCCGAATCCCGTTCCGCTTTAACACTGTTATTTGCCCGGCTTTCGTTTTGGCACCGGTTAGGGTGCACACCTCTTCGTGCGACAGAAAATGAATTTCGCCCATCAGTAGCTCCTGCAGCCCGCTCAGGACTGCCATTTTTAGATATTGAAATGAATGCGGGCCGCGCTGGGCGGCGGAAGGGGTTATAGATTGACGATGAGGCTGTTGGGGTCGAACGGCTTGCCCTCTGGGTCGTGGACCAGCTCAGGGACGTGCTGGCGAATGAACTCGTCGAAACAGACCGGGCAGTAAGTTCGATATTTAGTGGTCAGCTGGCCGTGCCCCTTGTAATCGCACTTGGGACACTTGATCGCACTGGGGTGGACGAAAGCCATCGTGATTCCGGCGCCGCTCATTTCTACTTTCATGGGCACGTCTCCGCCCACCGATCCGGCAGGCTTTAAATGGAAAGGGGATATCAGGCAGGTGCTGCTTTTCACTGCTATCTTTCAACGACCGTCAGCGGACGTTCGGTTGTATGACGCAAATGGCTTTCAGGATTCAGCCGCGCATAGCCTCATAGGGGTAGCGTCATGCAATGCACCACAGTCACGAACGAAGTCTACGGACCGTATAACGCCCAGCTGGGTCGGCGTGCTGCCGACGGCAACATATGGCTGGGCAGGACTCTGGTATTCAGAATCATCGATGACCGCGTCTACTCGATGCACGAGCAGTACCTGGGCAGGCTCAAGTACGGCATGGCGATGACTGATAGGGGGGAGCTGATCTTTGTTGTGAGGTAGGTCACGTAGCTGGCCGCTGCCATTCAAGATGAATGCAGTGTTACTTCACACGGAGGTAGAACCCTTGCAAGAGCCCATGTTATTGCTCGGACTGGCCGCGTTCACCTGTGCAGTCGCTGCTGCGGTGTTCGCAATCATGATTCTCAAGGGCAAGTAGGTTCAGGGCGTCACGCGCTTGAACTCGACGACCCACACCCATAGGTTGCTGTTCCACGAGTCGGAACCGTTGATGAATGACCAAAGGCAGTAGAAGAGCTGCGCAGCGGTCAGCGTCTCATCGAGGTCTGGTGCTGCGCGCAGGAAGTCGACGCCTTCTGCCTCTGCCTGCTCTTCGCTGATGTCCTGCAAGCGCTCAACGCGCACGTCGGTTATCTCCAGCAGGATGCGGCTGACCCAGCGCGGCATGTGAATGGATGGCCGAGTTTTGCCTGGCGTGATCATCGAGCATCCGGTTTGCCTTGAGGCGCCATCCGCCGGGTACTGAATCGGCTCTCCGTGGCTCAGCTCTCGCGGCGCTACCTCATTAACCTGCGCATCAGCCTGCCAGGCCTCTCGCACCCATAGCCGGTCACCGGGTTTTCCGTGCGGGCAGTTACTGCTGACAAAGTGTTTTGTCACCGGCTTGCCGTAAATGTCTTGCCCGTAGTTGGCACCACCTACACAGAAATTACCGCTCGCATCAATGTGCGGTTGAACCTTGAGCGTCCGCCGCGTGACTGTCTTCTGCCCGGACAAGATTGCGCGCACCATCGGCGCACTGAACAGGATCGGTCTTTCCTTGGCCTGGGTCATGGCGTTACCACCCGCCGTGCCCACCAGCAGACCGGGCCATCGTCTGTGTCATGAATAGCCAGGCAGAACCAACCTTCACCATCAGGGCGATCCGGCTCCCAGTAACTGCAGTCAGGGTCGCCCGCTTCGAAATAGCGATCAGCAACAGCTTTGTCGCTTGCATACTCAAGTTCGACCATCCCCACTTCTAGCGCTTGTTCAGCGACCCAGGCTTTGCATTTCTCGCCGTCGCCCTCGTCGAAGTCCGGCATATCAGGATGTTGAAAGAAACCATTTTCGTCGCGAATGACGGGGGCTTGCTGGATGAACACGATCTTTTGTTCGGGCATGACTTCGTCCTTGCCGCTATAGCGGCTTAATGGATTGATTTCCAGATTATTTATGCCAACATCCGGGGCTTTCTTATAAGGAGTAGTTATGAAGTGGTCTGAGGTCTTGTCAATTGTTAGCTCGATTGCCTCAATTACCGGGATGTCACTATTGACAGCGGGCACCGTTATAGGGGAGGGGAACCCTAGGCAATTAGCTTGGATAGTGACGACAACTATATGTGCGGCAATGTTATGTATCGGATGTTTATACGCCGTTGCTCAAGGGTTACGATGGGCTGACAGGGTCTATTTGCTGGATGAGCCCCCGTCGGTGCGATTCATTCTTTGGTGCTTTTTTGGATCGTTCTTATTGATCTTTTCTTTGTTTTTTTTGATTGGCGCTTGGTACGCTCTTGAAGAGGTGTGGACCTTGCAGATCCCTTGAAAGCTTTTAGAATCGTGAGCACATCACTTACGCTGCTAAATCTTCATCACAAAGTACTTTCCAAGGGTTGTTTGCTCGAGCAAGTGCAGCCATCGGCGGCGGGCTGACGCTGTTGCCGCACATGTGAACCTGTTGGGTTTTGGTGAACGGCTTGCCGTCGGCGCCGT contains:
- a CDS encoding methyl-accepting chemotaxis protein, producing the protein MFDKLSISQKLYFSFTVIVLFIAALVASSYRGFGQVEDATDYNLHSYQVIRASQSALEQLINIETGMRGFVISSKDVFLEPLISGQKRFSEELDLLKRLTADNSEQQRRLASLGEMQKRWLDEDINPILAMRRDLTARNTSSDEVDKRVTSGADKAKMDGMRATLAEITAEENKLLVTRSQQMVDAKHFAILVLIYGGLAAALLSAVLATALGRSTTARLQLAIDAATAIANGKLDTVIDTSSRDELPKAFDRMQIRLREMIQQISQAANQLVVAVQQISGASEQLSGAIQEQSTSASMMAATIEELTVSIHHVSENADEAHQLASRSGQQSKDGALVIENTLSSMNGIAKTVQLSSAQVADLGQHSEHISSIVSVIQGIADQTNLLALNAAIEAARAGEQGRGFAVVADEVRLLAQNTGKSTKEIAGMIEKIQAGVRETVESMRTGVVEVNQGVEMAGTAGQAIIEIRDSSSKVLQVVDQISFALREQTAASQDVARNVERSAQMSEQNNMSVQELLKTSGGLKSLAISLQQEVSKFQL
- a CDS encoding DUF4224 domain-containing protein, yielding MGEIHFLSHEEVCTLTGAKTKAGQITVLKRNGIRHTIKRSGWPCVIASALTGEAVTTTTTGKPKWQPRLVG
- a CDS encoding isochorismatase family cysteine hydrolase; amino-acid sequence: MSKPLVRWPINPHRTAVIVVDMQKVFCEPQGALYVKRTADIVEPIHTLLHAARAAQVAVVYLRHIVRGDGSDTGRMRDLYPNVDQILARHDPDVDIIEALAPRAGDVIIDKLFYSGFHNTDLDTVLRGRDVDTLIVCGTVTNVCCETTIRDGVHREYKVIALSDANAAMDYPDVGFGAVSAEEVQRIALTTIAYEFGEVTTTADVIQRIESA
- a CDS encoding VOC family protein, with the translated sequence MNTLSYVNVFAQDVIALSSFYSELFGFSEIESIRSPIFRGLDTGKSCIGFNALDAYELLGLDEFEGSTGCRFLLNIDVDEQEDVDRLVPVAVDLGARLVKEPYLTYYNWYQAVLLDPEGNVFRINYMF
- a CDS encoding site-specific integrase → MGRKPINPDSVTRLRKRKQRSGVVYYYYDIGGSPRKEIPLGSDYGMAIVEYAKLEKSRTSSALVQQVLTFAYVAEKYMIEVVPTKSPATQKDNARELKQLLKFFDDPPAPLEAIEPQHVVQYLRQRGKTAPVRANREKALLSAIWNFARSAGYTALANPCAGVKGHKEVGRDHYIEDEMFALVYSHAEQPLRDALDLFYLTGQRIADTLKMDERDIRDGRLWVQQGKTNAKRRIEITGELKVVIDRIMTRKEGHRMRTSRLIVMDNGQPMTSSMLRGRFDAAREAAGVEKGEFQMRDLRAKAGTDKAESSGDILQARDQLGHTTVVMTENYIRKRIGKKVTPTK
- a CDS encoding isopenicillin N synthase family dioxygenase, with amino-acid sequence MTLQYVPIINLAPYFSGTPDGKAAVAQAVNQACKDLGFLVITEHQIPDELIERVSRLTRQFFDLPLAEKRKVDRPSPEMVRGYSAVAEESLSYSLEESAPGDLKESFSIGPSDVPAEDYYHNAVAGPHFAPNVWPAEEQVPGFRQAYREYFEAMSQLAQSLMRLFALALELDECFFDDKIDRHISMFRSLSYPDIKTEVEAGQLRASAHTDYGSLTIVRPDNALGGLQVRNQKGEWVDVPYVENGFVVNIGDLMMQWTNDQWISTLHRVVNPPMTSEQDNRRQSLVFFHQPNYDTLIQCLPGCLPPGATPRHAPVTSGDHLLAKFVKQTTFGGSKVA